In Papaver somniferum cultivar HN1 chromosome 9, ASM357369v1, whole genome shotgun sequence, the genomic stretch GCCTCTAAAGTCCAAGTTTGCCGCCTCACCACCTGAACCACCATCGAGCTGTGAAAGAAACCTCTCCGGTTTGAACTCTGACGGGTGAGGATCACGGTGCAATTTCCATATGTTTACCAACAAACGTGTGCCTGCTCTCACTTCATACCCACCAATATTGCAGTCTATGATAGCCTCGTGGGGTACGGCAAGTGGGGCAACAGCGTACATTCGGAGGGTCTCCTTAACAATTGCTTGGAGGTAGACAAGGTCATTGAGGTTGTGCGCCCCTACGTTTctgtgttgggtgcaataatcaaaaacaaagaaaaatcaaataagcaaaagtttttgatacttagctcctttataatggaagtgattgctttgacgaaacgaacaagctccccgtgtCTCCGCGatagcaacaaggcaaaactttggaaaatagagtgagtcacgtgttcaacacgctgtccttaagacattagcgcccggctacactcaagagtgatgctatagccctcacaggacggatatctccaggataaaacaccctaatacacctactactagcatacgtagtagatgctcaacttgagcttggcaactccgaaaaaaccgttaaggaaaatcgcgaatgatTAAAAACcgttataaaatattttcccttaggggtccctctaaaatatagagcaacccatttcccatagattttacaaaagtagtgaatttctttatataattgacaaatacaacttaagaagaaaaactccccgatgtgggactaaaagctttatatagtttcttaaaactactaaaaattggaaactccacgatgtgggactaaaaagtttcattcacaaaataaaacaataaattataattttttattaaaactttaaaaaattatttttttattaatcatttTCCAACATTCTGTTCTTCCCTACTTTAGCGTCAAGTTCTTTCTGAGCCTTTCTTAAGGAAGTAGGATTGGTGATTAGCAATGCGAGAGCCCATGTCAATGTAAGCGACGTGGTATCTGAGGCAGCTATTATCATTTGCTGCAAAATCCACAAAAATTAGTTAACTTGCATATTATTAAGTGCGTTTCAAATTAACTTGAAAAAGTATATAAAGCCATCCACCACACAGTAACTCAGTAATTCGGAAATTCACAGATATCTTATGATTAAGAGATTCTCCGAAAATTTGAATTTTTACCATAAGACTTATTTGCTCCATAAACCATAAGACTTGTTTCATTTGCTCCATAAGACTTATTTGTTACAATTTCATTGGGCGTGGGAAGTTGTCTAAGTATCTCGACTGAATATCGGCGTGAGGCCATTTTGCTTGCTACCAAAGAAAATAGATACATCACATTCATTGCACTGCAGTGCCATGACCGTTTGTTAATTTATCTTGTGATTTTGAGACATTGCTCAGTCATTCTAGTTCGACAATAGAACATACTCGACACAGATTATATGTCAGACTTCTTATTTGATAAAGCATTTCAGTCATTCAAGTTCGACAATAGAACATACTCGACTTAACAGAATATATATGTCAGACTTCTGAACTTGTCAGGTTCTGGACATTATTACATTTGCTAAGAGCGCAAACCATGAGATCAAGCATTATAGTGTTCATATTGCAGATTTACTGCCATAACACAATTGGCACATCACTGGATGTTATTTTGTCCACTAGGGTGGATCTTCATATGGATCTGGCACTTATGCACAGGAGAATGTACTCGTCTTCCCTTAGAATTAGAAATGAAACAGGCATTTTACCACGGTCAGTACCGTGCCAGTTCCAGTATGAGATATTGTCAATAAACACAATGGTCACTCTGTAAATAGAGTCTAAACTCCAAATTTGATTACTTTTACCAATGCTGAACATGTATTGAAGAAGACGATGTTTTATTACGCATTAAAAACCCAAAAAGTTGAACCCTACATTTTTTCTTTACTTACAAATTCAGTATTGAACCCAAATAAGTTATGAGCACTACTACTAACTAACTAACTGGATCCAGATCTTATCACTTCTTTGGAGATTTAGAAGCAACAGATTTTCCTGGAAATTTAGGAGTCTCTGCCTCAGCCTTTCCGCTCTTCTTTGGTAACAAAACGGCGTTAATGTTAGGAAGAACACCGCCACTAGCAATTGTAACACCAGCAAGCAATTTCCCCAATTCTTCGTCATTCCTTATTGCTAAACATAAATGTCTTGGGATTATTCTTGATTTCTTGTTGTCTCTTGCagcatttccagccaattccaatacctaaaaacacatttcaaaattaaaatacaccaaattagaatcaaaatcaaaatctattGAAAACCCATATGCAAAATGAAGAACGAGACTACTGGAAATCAAAATCCATCGAAAACCCAGAATCAAAATGAAGAACGAGGCTAGTGAAGATTAGGGGGTTTTGCTTTTTCTTACCTCAGCAGCGAGATATTCAAGAACGGAAGCCATGTAAACAGGAGCACCAGAACCAAGACGTTGAGAATAACGACCTTTCTTCAAGAAACGAGTGATTCTTCCAACTGGGAATTGTAATCCAGCTTTGGATGATTTTGTTACTGCTTTCTTTCTATCACcgccttttcttcctcccttgcTAACAACATTGGCACTTGCAGTTCCTTCCATTGAAAACCTAAAATGATGATtctgaaactagggttttgaaagaGAGAGAATTTCTGTAAATCGTTGAGAGATGGATGAGATGGTCTGGTTCGCTGGTTATTTATACCGAACACGAGACATGGATGTCGATTGAACTTTTGCCTTTTGGTATTTTCTTCTCTTGAGATTACTAATCCAACGGTTGATGCAACTTGTTTAGTTGTAGAAACCAGCGATACGTGTGCTTCGTTATTAACCAATAAGATTCTGTTCAATATGTTTCTATTTAGACTTTTAGTATTCGGTTCCCTCTAGATTTAATCTAACGGTTGTTAGTTTATACTTTATATAAAAACAGCGATCCGTGTGCTCTATTGCCAACCAATAAGATTTATTCAATATTTAACACAGGGGAGTAGGAATTCGGTTCTTTTAGAGCGTCCACGTGGATAAAGGATAATGTGATGGGAGATTGCAGTTTCGATCCTCGTTTGTGACAAAATCTGGAAGCATTTTAAACTGCACCTTTTTTTGAACCCTGAACTGAACCTAGCATTAAGAAGTGATTCAACGTGCAAACACTCGTTCCCTGCAATTATAACCTCTTTCAAACGCTACCAAAATATTATGATTGCAAAGAATCCAAGGGATAGTACAAATTTATCTCCAGTTGGTTATTACTTCATAATAAATTCAATATATAAGGAAGCAGAGTACAAATTCACCTTAAATCCCTTAAGACACTTTTCAGGTGAACTTTTTCTTTGGAATGGAACATGGGAGACACCCTTACATCCTGGCTACAAATTCTAGTAGAGTTTGGCTGGGAGGCGTGGGCAGAGGTAAATCTCTAGTGGTGTCAACTTGGGCATAGTTAAACCTGAACCTTCCGCCATGTCTATTATTAGTCCTGCCGAGTCATTGTTGAAATCGAACGCATGAAGCAGGCGAGCAAGCGCCATGTGAAGCGTTTGGAGGGAAAAGTCGATCCCTGGACACATCCTTCTTCCTGCACTAAAAGGTAGATACTCAAAGTCTTGACCTCTGAAGTCCAAGTTTGCCGCCTCACCACCAGATCCACCATCTAATTGTGGAAGGAACCTCTCTGGCTTGAACTCTGACGGATTTGACCATACTCGAGGATCGCGGTGCATTTTCCATAGGTTGACCAACAAACGGGTGCCTGCTCTCACTTCATACCCACCAATACTGCAGTCTGCGATAGCCTCGTGGGGTACGCTGAGTGGGCCAGCAGGGTACATCCGGAGTGTCTCCTTAACAATTGCTTGGAGGTAGACAAGATTATTGATGTCGTGTTCCTCTATGTTTCTATCCTTTCCTACTTTGGCATCAAGCTCATCCTGAGCCTTCCTTAATACTGTAGGATTAGTAATTAGTAATGCAAGAGCCCATGTTATCGTAACTGATGTGGTATCTGCGGCAGCTGCTATAAGTTGCTGCAAAATTGACAAAAGTTAGTTATCTTGCATATTAGGTGTGCAAACATTAAGAATGTTTCAGACTAACTTGAATAAGATTACAAAACCGTGATAAAGCCATCCGCCACATAGTAACTCAGTTGGTAATTAggaatttttctgatattttctcATAAAGAGATTCTCCAAAGAGTCGAATTCCTACCGCACATTGAGTCACAAGATCTCTTTATATGCAGTATGAGTCTCACATTCATCATTCGCATTTTACTTTTACAGCACAAAAGCTAACAAATTGAGTATATTCTTAAACAGTTGAGGAATCAGGTTATTATTTGCATATGCTGCCCAAAATCGGGTAATATAGCTTAAGAAATCATGTATGGCCATGAAACTCAGTCCACCAAGCTAACTACTGAAGCTGTAACTATGTGGCTGTGGTCCAATCTTTGATGCTAGTTGGAAAACTGAAGGGTGATTACAGTGCTTATTATGTTGAATATTATGGAAAAGTTAACTACATACCAGACATGTGGTTTTGATTACAGTGTCACGGCTGTAACCAAAGAAGAGATCATCATTTTCCCCATCAAGAATTGACATCAACACGTCCATGAAATCTTCCGCATCGTCATGATTACTGCTACCTAGTACTGCTGAGCTTGAGAGTACTGTTTGTCTTCTTTGGTGCCGATGCTCTTCAAGCCACTTCGCAGCAATGAAATCCATATCCTTGGCTACACTTTTCATGCGTTTCTTTTGTCCACCCACATCCAACCACCCAAGAAATGGAAGAACATCAGATGCAACCGAAGCTCCTGCTAGTGAGTAGAATTCTATGATGGTCTTATGGAGCTTTTTACCTTCTTCCTCCGCTTTGTTATGACCATCCTTGGAGTCATATTCACGAGTGTTGTCGttcttgaaaaaaattgattttccaGCAACTAACTTCAACACCACATTCAAGGTTAGCTCGCCAAATACTCTGCCCATGTCAACTTTTACTGAACCAGCTGCTACGTCATtttgttttatttggttttgactgTCTATCCAGCGTCGATGCAAGTGTTTCATGCAGTTGGCGACCTCCAAGTAAGGAACATGCTTGAAAAGCTCAAGACGCCTATGTGAGAGTAAATGGACGGTAGAGATCTTACGAATCTCTCGCCAGTAAGGACCGTACGTCGAAAAACCAAACAGGCCAGAAGTGAGGTACTTGTCGGCAGCACCCGATGGGCGGCCAGTGAGGAACTTATCGTTGGTGGTGAAGCACTCTTTAGCCATCTCCCAACTGCTTACCACCAGGGTTGGATGCATACCAAACCGGACCATGAAGATAGGTCCATAAATGTCAGACATGTCTGCAAGGATTTTGAATAGAGGCCTAGACCCTCCTAGTCCTCCTAGTAGCcgaggaaggtggcctaatataGGCAATGCGCCAGCAACTTCAGGTGGTTGTACTGATGATAGTTTTGTATTCCTTGACAACTTTGAGATCCATAAATAATAGAAGAAAGATAACAAAGCTAATAAGCCTGCAATTCTGGCAAAAGAGTAGTGATCGATGAACATTTTCAGATCCATCCTACTTAGATGTCTCTCTGCAGCTTGTCGATTGTGATTATGAAAGGAATCTTGACAGTACAAGTAACAAAGTTATAGTTTGATAATGGTTTGAAGGCGCTATGAACTTAACAATATTTTTACTActtttggttcaagaaatatttGTATGGAGGAGGATTGTGCTTATCGGGTTAAAGAGGAATTAGTGACCCACACATGGACTTTAATCAATAAAATCTGGagatttgtttttttctttagtGGATAAGTTTTGATCTCTTTTATTCATGCGTGCCTGCATTATGACTAAGGTTTAAGGCTTTTTTCTGATCAAGGCTTTTTCATACTTGGAGGGTAGAGATCTTACGCAGCTCTCGCCAGGAAGGACCGTACGTGGAAAAACCAAACAGGGCGAAAGTGGGTACTTGTTGGCAACACCCATGGACGGACAGCGAGGAACTTGTCGTTGGTAGTGAAGCATTCTTTAGACATCTCCCAACTGCTTGCAACAAGGGTTGGATGCATACCAAACCAGATCATGAAGGTTGGTCCATAATTGTCAGACATGTCCTCAAGGATTTTGGATAGAGGTGTAGACTCTAAAGCCGAGGAAGATGGCCTAATAATGGCCATGCACCTGCAACTTCAAGTGGTGATACTGATGATACTTTCATATTCCTTGGCGACCTTAAAATCCATAGATAACAGAAGAAAGATAACAAAGTTAATAAACCTGCAATTCAATGAGCGCCTTTTCCTTGAGAAACCAAACATAATAAGTCTTCACAGAAAATGATCCAGTCAACTGTTGGAAAGGTTGAGGATGGATCCTGACCAATTGAATCGAGCAACTGCACACTTACTGTAGACTCGTCATCGTTTAAATGCTTTCGAAGCTTCAAGTTCTAGCGGCAATCAATTAGGATTCCTGATAATGTAACTTGCACTAGAACAAAATTTATTGCTAGCTAATTTGAAGATCGTCGGAAATGAAAAACTTAAAACGTCATCTAGCCAGAATGAGAAGGCCGCCGGACTcgtccacaattgagaattcctTACTCTTGTAATAAGTTGAACGATTTTTTCAGGGATCATCGTTTTATTatgccaccttccctatagttataggggtgtcctaaagtattgaaatgactaacctacctttaacctaatttaatttaaaaccaacccaataaccacatatatatatatataaccaccacctcctcccaccaccatctcccaccatcgccgattaccaccaccaccaccaatcaccgattaccaccaccaccgtccaccaccgccgattaccaccaccaccatctccgattatcaccaccaccaaccactgattaccaccaccaccaccaaccaccatcgctgattaccaccaccaccacctccgattatcaccatcaccaaccaccgattaccaccaccaccaccgcccaccaccgccgattaccaccacctcctcctccgattatcaccaccaccacccaccgattaccaccaccacttcGATTacgaccaccaccaaccaccaccgccactatatatatatatagcttaaattaaaacattaacaaagatattctcacaaacccattacttgtcattcgtttttggttgaataaatgagaattaatcattaaaatgagttgaaaatggaagttgcagagaggtttaatggagggttttttttcagagaaaagttcggttatcacgaattaattttttcttaaccgaactcagagttcggttgatttgcaaaaaatacttttaaccgaactccttgtattagaacaacacaagtccataagtttggttccttcgcaaaataaggatatcactgaattttagtttacgaaaataatgagaagtccacaagttcggttcgttcgcaacaatgttaagttttctttgtaaccgaactctacctttgaaacttcgtaaccgaactctacctaattcgccaagaaataaatttcgtagtaaccgaatatttgcctaattgcatatatgcatatataagcccagttccgCTGATttacaaaatatgttgaagtttgcgaaccaaccgaacttctaacactaggttacttttaacctgcagttcgtttgggaacttggttgcgttgaagtttgcgaactaaccgaacacacaagatatacccaaataaattgttaagttcaaagttcggttacctaccattttatcgggagcggctacgatgtggtcgggccacatacttcaagtatgtggcccctctttATATTTTGACACATATTGTAAAGTAgaaaaaaatgtttaaaaaatGTTTTATTACACAACTGTTTAACTAAAAAAGAAattaacttcctactttttctcaaaaagtgaaTGCTTTACGGGGATTTAGAGGGGGCGGGTTTTTAGGTTATACAGGTGTCAAGAAATAAAGATGGGCCACGTACTCATTGTATGtgacccgaccacatcgtagacgGAGcgcattttatcctaggtaaccgaacattacactgtacgaccaaaacctccattaacgagcgagttcggtaacctgcatgtttggaaaacgtaactgaactacactttcaggtgtgttcggttacatgttcttgacatatggtaaccgaactgacccaaatctatataaaaattttcattttttttgaaagtttggagcaattcaaccaacattatctaagtttgaagcacacctgggtacccaaatacccttcctccggttgtggttggtaaaatccatcgtttttcatgttttccttcttcatcttctctaactttactctctcaataattctacttcttttaaaaaaaaaacatctgaatTTTTAATcttactaattatctttaacttaatcatctcactaatcattacaataactattattaacactaactaatcatcacccaaaattaatcatgagggtaatttaggtattaatataaatatctagataaggggtgacctagatttacttctaatgtctttactctttacccaaaataaaaccatggtcccccaaaaaaatcatggtccccaaaaaatcgttcaacaAGTTTGCAACACAAACCTTGGGCCTTGGCAGTTCTCGAACCATATGGGCCTTTCCAGCTACGGAAGTTGGAATAGTAGAGTGTCTTTTGCATGTAGAGTGTCTTTTGTATAAAGGGCAGGTTCATGGCATCGGTGACTATCTCCAGTTGGTTATTACTTCATAATAAATACAACATATAAGGAAGCAGAGTACAAAATTCACCTTAAATCCCTTGGACACTTTTCAGGtgaacctttttttttgttgggatGGAACATGGGAGACACCCTTACCTCCTGGCTACAAATTCTAGTAGAGTTTGGCTGGGAGGCGTGGGCAGAGGTAAATCTCTAGTGGTGTCAACTTGGGCATAGTTAAACCTGAACCTTCCGCCATGTCTATTATTAGTCCTGCCGAGTCATTGTTGAAATTGAACGCATGAAGCAGGCGAGCAAGCGCCATGTGAAGCGTTTGGAGGGAAAAGTCGATCCCTGGACACATCCCGCCATGTGAAGCGTTTGGAGGGAAAAGTCGATCCCTGGACACATCCTTCTTCCTGCACTAAAAGGTAGATACTCAAAGTCTTGACCTCTGAAGTCCAAGTTTGCCGCCTCACCACCAGATCCACCATCTAATTGTGGAAGGAACCTCTCTGGCTTGAACTCTGACGGATTTGACCATACTCGAGGATCGCGGTGCATTTTCCATAGGTTGACCAACAAACGGGTGCCTGCTCTCACTTCATACCCACCAATACTGCAGTCTGCGATAGCCTCGTGGGGTACGCTGAGTGGGCCAGCAGGGTACATCCGGAGTGTCTCCTTAACAATTGCTTGGAGGTAGACAAGATTATTGATGTCGTGTTCCTCTATGTTTCTATCCTTTCCTACTTTGGCATCAAGCTCATCCTGAGCCTTCCTTAATACTGTAGGATTAGTAATTAGTAATGCAAGAGCCCATGTTATCGTAACTGATGTGGTATCTGCGGCAGCTGCTATAAGTTGCTGCAAAATTGACAAAAGTTAGTTATCTTGCATATTAGGTGTGCAAACATTAAGAATGTTTCAGACTAACTTGAATAAGATTACAAAACCGTGATAAAGCCATCCGCCACATAGTAACTCAGTTGGTAATTAggaatttttctgatattttctcATAAAGAGATTCTCCAAAGAGTCGAATTCCTACCGCACATTGAGTCACAAGATCTCTTTATATGCAGTATGAGTCTCACATTCATCATTCGCATTTTACTTTTACAGCACAAAAGCTAACAAATTGAGTATATTCTTAAACAGTTGAGGAATCAGGTTATTATTTGCATATGCTGCCCAAAATCGGGTAATATAGCTTAAGAAATCATGTATGGCCATGAAACTCAGTCCACCAAGCTAACTACTGAAGCTGTAACTATGTGGCTGTGGTCCAATCTTTGATGCTAGTTGGAAAACTGAAGGGTGATTACAGTGCTTATTATGTTGAATATTATGGAAAAGTTAACTACATACCAGACATGTGGTTTTGATTACAGTGTCACGGCTGTAACCAAAGAAGAGATCATCATTTTCCCCATCAAGAATTGACATCAACACGTCCATGAAATCTTCCGCATCGTCATGATTACTGCTACCTAGTACTGCTGAGCTTGAGAGTACTGTTTGTCTTCTTTGGTGCCGATGCTCTTCAAGCCACTTCGCAGCAATGAAATCCATATCCTTGGCTACCCTTTTCATGCGTTTCTTTTGTCCACCCACATCCAACCACCCAAGAAATGGAAGAACATCAGATGCAACCGAAGCTCCTGCTAGTGAGTAGAATTCTATGATGGTCTTATGGAGCTTTTTACCTTCTTCCTCCGCTTTGTTATGACCATCCTTGGAGTCATATTCACGAGTGTTGTCGttcttgaaaaaaattgattttccaGCAACTAACTTCAACACCACATTCAAGGTTAGCTCGCCAAATACTCTGCCCATGTCAACTTTTACTGAACCAGCTGCTACGTCATtttgttttatttggttttgactgTCTATCCAGCGTCGATGCAAGTGTTTCATGCAGTTGGCGACCTCCAAGTAAGGAACATGCTTGAAAAGCTCAAGACGCCTATGTGAGAGTAAATGGACGGTAGAGATCTTACGAATCTCTCGCCAGTAAGGACCGTACGTCGAAAAACCAAACAGGCCAGAAGTGAGGTACTTGTCGGCAGCACCCGATGGGCGGCCAGTGAGGAACTTATCGTTGGTGGTGAAGCACTCTTTAGCCATCTCCCAACTGCTTACCACCAAGGTTGGATGCATACCAAACCGGACCATGAAGATAGGGCCATACTTGTCAGACATGTCAGTAAGGATTTTGAATAGAGGTCTTGATCCTAGTAGCTGAGGAAGATGGCCTAATATAGGCCACGCACCAGCAACTTCAGGTGGTGATACTGATGATAGTTTCGTATTCCTTGACGACTTTGAGATCCATAAACAATAGAAGAATGATAACGAAGCTAAGAAACATGCAATTCTAGCTAATGAGAAGTACTGATCGATGAACATTGTTAGACCCAACATATTTAGATGTCTGTCTGCACTTGGTCGATTATGAGTATGATAAGAAGACAGATACAGGGCTAGTTAGATATGATCTTGTTGGCAACTGCAAGTGATATGACGTCGTATTATTGACTACTTCTGGTATAACTGTTCAAGAGATGTTTGTGTGGTGGAGGATTGTGCTTATTGGATGGCCCATAGATAGACTTATAGTCAAAATAAAATAGTGTGAATGAATGATTAAAGTAAGGATGATTAAGAAATTACCTTAACATCTTTGGATTGATAGTAGATGAAGTGAAAATCACCAAGGATCCCCGAAAAAACTACTTGCAAACCCATTGATTTTGAATTCTATCAGACCCGAATTGGATTATGTAAGAGTGATCGAATCGGATTATTATGTAATAATGAAATAAAGGAAAATTAATCCCGATAGAGAGAAACTAACAAAAGAAGATTGATGTTCAACTCTTCATCATTCTTCACTTCATCATTCTTCACTGCAAGTTGTAAATGATTTGATGTAATTCTAATTATCTTGTTGCATTTTCCAGCCAATTCAAATACCCGGAGAAAACATTAAACCCAGACAATCTTTCTATCAGCCATTTTATCAAACACTTCAAACGAAACAACATTATGAACTCGAAAATGAATAATCAGAGAAATATTAGATTAAAGACCCATTTCaggtatcaaaaagaaaaaatccatCATAGTTACCTCAGCGGTCGTGGCAGTAGATTCAGTAACCTCctttgtaggtacacatttcatcttccaccacgtgcccacaaagacacacgtggaggacatgtggctaagggcatcaagatatgatatcacgcaTGGACAGCCAAGAGTctttatcctatccctagaaagatctaagatctacggctggggatagtaagactgacgcagac encodes the following:
- the LOC113307713 gene encoding histone H2A, sperm-like, translating into MEGTASANVVSKGGRKGGDRKKAVTKSSKAGLQFPVGRITRFLKKGRYSQRLGSGAPVYMASVLEYLAAEVLELAGNAARDNKKSRIIPRHLCLAIRNDEELGKLLAGVTIASGGVLPNINAVLLPKKSGKAEAETPKFPGKSVASKSPKK
- the LOC113313498 gene encoding cytochrome P450 CYP82D47-like, whose translation is MDLKMFIDHYSFARIAGLLALLSFFYYLWISKLSRNTKLSSVQPPEVAGALPILGHLPRLLGGLGGSRPLFKILADMSDIYGPIFMVRFGMHPTLVVSSWEMAKECFTTNDKFLTGRPSGAADKYLTSGLFGFSTYGPYWREIRKISTVHLLSHRRLELFKHVPYLEVANCMKHLHRRWIDSQNQIKQNDVAAGSVKVDMGRVFGELTLNVVLKLVAGKSIFFKNDNTREYDSKDGHNKAEEEGKKLHKTIIEFYSLAGASVASDVLPFLGWLDVGGQKKRMKSVAKDMDFIAAKWLEEHRHQRRQTVLSSSAVLGSSNHDDAEDFMDVLMSILDGENDDLFFGYSRDTVIKTTCLQLIAAAADTTSVTITWALALLITNPTVLRKAQDELDAKVGKDRNIEEHDINNLVYLQAIVKETLRMYPAGPLSVPHEAIADCSIGGYEVRAGTRLLVNLWKMHRDPRVWSNPSEFKPERFLPQLDGGSGGEAANLDFRGQDFEYLPFSAGRRMCPGIDFSLQTLHMALARLLHAFDFNNDSAGLIIDMAEGSGLTMPKLTPLEIYLCPRLPAKLY
- the LOC113310848 gene encoding cytochrome P450 CYP82D47-like, which gives rise to MLGLTMFIDQYFSLARIACFLASLSFFYCLWISKSSRNTKLSSVSPPEVAGAWPILGHLPQLLGSRPLFKILTDMSDKYGPIFMVRFGMHPTLVVSSWEMAKECFTTNDKFLTGRPSGAADKYLTSGLFGFSTYGPYWREIRKISTVHLLSHRRLELFKHVPYLEVANCMKHLHRRWIDSQNQIKQNDVAAGSVKVDMGRVFGELTLNVVLKLVAGKSIFFKNDNTREYDSKDGHNKAEEEGKKLHKTIIEFYSLAGASVASDVLPFLGWLDVGGQKKRMKRVAKDMDFIAAKWLEEHRHQRRQTVLSSSAVLGSSNHDDAEDFMDVLMSILDGENDDLFFGYSRDTVIKTTCLQLIAAAADTTSVTITWALALLITNPTVLRKAQDELDAKVGKDRNIEEHDINNLVYLQAIVKETLRMYPAGPLSVPHEAIADCSIGGYEVRAGTRLLVNLWKMHRDPRVWSNPSEFKPERFLPQLDGGSGGEAANLDFRGQDFEYLPFSAGRRMCPGIDFSLQTLHMALARLLHAFNFNNDSAGLIIDMAEGSGLTMPKLTPLEIYLCPRLPAKLY